From Manihot esculenta cultivar AM560-2 chromosome 18, M.esculenta_v8, whole genome shotgun sequence:
TGACACACCTGAGGTAGGGAAGCTTGACAAGATCCAAATCATTCAGCAAATTCCCATGTCCAACATGGTGGTCAATCTCAGCTTTCAATTTCTGTAATGCTTCTGGATTATTCAGTAGGAGTGACATTGCCCATTCCAATGTGACCGCTGATGTTTCTGCTCCGGCAATCAACATTATCTGAACCATATCAATTGGTTTAGAATGTTAGAGCTAAGACCTTGATTAACAGTCCTACTATTTTCACAAATACACATGCTTGAATTCAGAAGCTCTTTGAGaccaaaattgtaattttaaaaaagatatGCTAATTCATGCACAAGTATGACATAATTCTTCACTGGTTTAACAGAACAAATACTTGCTTAAACaacttttttataattagtTTCAAAAATCATCTTTTTTTTCCTGAAAACCAGTTTTGGCCATGAAACCATAATCCCAAACAGGCAATTCTAGCTTTCTTGAATCAATAACAAAAGAATGCATATTTAATTGATGAGATATGGTAAGACTATTCTTCGGATCAAGTGTAATAATGCAAAGCCTAAAGATGCTAAAACAGCAAGTGGGGAGGGTATGTTATTACTTACCACCATAGTACTTTTGATAACTTCGTCTGTGTAAAATTCAGGTTCTAATTCTTGCAGGGAGAGCAGAGTTTCAACCACCCAtcttttctctttctcatcTGATGTTTTGGAATTGATTCTCTTCAATTTAAGTTCATCTAACAAAttttgcaaaaattcatttctCACGTCATTCAATTTTATCATGCTCTTCTCTATCCCTTTGAAACCAATCACCCTTAAGACTGGGATAAAATCACAGATGTTCAAGGAGATGCTTGGAAAGAAAATCTCCTTGAATTCTTGAAATAATTGCTTCTCCAACTCTGAACCCTCACCCTCCACTTCCACACAGCGTTTTCCAACAGTCATTCTCATCATGACATTGCAGGTTAGAAGAGAAAACAGAAACTTCAAATTCACCTGTTTCTTGGCACCAGCTGAGATCTTAAACAGTCGGCAGAGCAGGATACGAACTTCCTCCTCACGGATGGCACAAGTTTTCTGGAGGCTCTTCGAAGAGAATATTTCAACAACGGAAAGACGACGTAGGATCCGCCAAAAATCACCATAAGGTGCCCAAACAAAGGAAGAATAGTTGTAAGTGAAATGATCCCCGGCCATGGAACGGGGTCGGTTTGCAAATATTATATCATTCCTGGTTAAGCACTCTTCAACTGCAGATGGTGAAGAAACTACAAGAACAGACCTGGAACCAAATTTTAGGGATAGAACTGGACCGTACTGTGAAAGGAGAGTCTCCAGTGCCAGGGGAAGCGGCTTCCGGATGAGGTGGAGGTGGCCGAGAACTGGAAGAGCACGTGGACTAGGAGGTAAATTTTGCTTCTGACGGAACAAGACTCTTttaagcaagaagatgaagagcaAGAGAGCAAGGTAATAGTGTATGCTTTCCATTGAAAAGCAGAAAAGGGGGGAGATTCAGAGAGGATAGGTAAGTGCATCCAAATCAAATCCAACTCTCCAAGACTTTTTGCCCTAagctatgattttttttttttgttttgctttTTTTACCATGTCTAATCTACGAGTTGAAGATGTCAGAAAAATCAAAGAATCATTAATGGATAATAGAAGGACcaaaaaatcatgtttttgaaaaaaaaaaattatagttccCATGCTCGAAAAAAGAAATCATACCCATGGCCATAGGTCCCAGTGAGATCCATTAGAACATCACTGTAGCGGCATCATTGttagtatttatatatttacacttatgaaaaaaacaagaaaaaaattattttttatataattttaaaaataattttattagttaatttatacACATTAAAATTtcgtttatttatatttaaaaatattttttctaaaataacttatttttcattaaataatgGTACTCTTAATAACAATTAACTAACtagataaaaacataaaactcattgATCATGATATAACTCTAAATCTAAATCTTGGCCTTTTTTTCCTAAAATAAAAGGTAAAATTAGATCAAAACATAATAACTAGTttcttcaaaataataaaaaattaataattttcatatttaacatATCCAAATCTTCTATCCATGTAgtctttcatttttcttttcaatttgcATACTTCTGCTTTTActttatttgtttattaaattagttatttaaaaaaattatttattttttaatttataaaatttttattgaaaaaaataaattatatataaattatttatttaagtttTCAAAGTTACACTTACCTAAATTTAttagatataattatttattactaaCGATTTATTATACGtattacatataaattaatattaaatttaactaaatttaataaattctatgtattttaaattatatataataaacctaaattgtatatattttatgtattttaatttatagaatattaatattaatattattgagttttaaaaattttgaactcatACCATTTTTTGAAACAGGAGCTAAACCATAACTGTTTGAAACAATGACCCTAAAATCGTGTCCAATTGCAACTGGTTTGAACCGTAAAGCTTGACAAACTGTCAATTTCAGCGAGAAAATTG
This genomic window contains:
- the LOC110606712 gene encoding cytochrome P450 81C13; this encodes MESIHYYLALLLFIFLLKRVLFRQKQNLPPSPRALPVLGHLHLIRKPLPLALETLLSQYGPVLSLKFGSRSVLVVSSPSAVEECLTRNDIIFANRPRSMAGDHFTYNYSSFVWAPYGDFWRILRRLSVVEIFSSKSLQKTCAIREEEVRILLCRLFKISAGAKKQVNLKFLFSLLTCNVMMRMTVGKRCVEVEGEGSELEKQLFQEFKEIFFPSISLNICDFIPVLRVIGFKGIEKSMIKLNDVRNEFLQNLLDELKLKRINSKTSDEKEKRWVVETLLSLQELEPEFYTDEVIKSTMVIMLIAGAETSAVTLEWAMSLLLNNPEALQKLKAEIDHHVGHGNLLNDLDLVKLPYLRCVINETLRLYPAAPLMLPHLSSENCTVGGFEIPKDTMLLVNVLAMHRDPKNWEDPNEFKPERFEGDLGEQHGYKFIPFGVGRRACPGAAMGIRMVSLALGLLIQCFEWEKDGLEKVDMSQSFGLSLSRAKPLVALCSPRQESVELISQI